One window of the Microplitis demolitor isolate Queensland-Clemson2020A chromosome 10, iyMicDemo2.1a, whole genome shotgun sequence genome contains the following:
- the LOC103571865 gene encoding facilitated trehalose transporter Tret1: MASVPEINVFNEANAKPKRLKQHISAIIISFSGLALGVTIGWNSSAGDTLRNVLNATTTEIGIVGGVVNAGRFLCGLAGGTCCVVSPIFISEISDKNTRVRLLVYFQLLINLGIFYAFLVAYFYDKQDNIWRYSLICAVSCAPIIWITFLPESPLYYLSIDDEHSAAKSIKWYRGDGFNHELDQFKKIIKAEAPKCKVLKNHRVIQAIIVCHGVIIIQQLSGINTLTFNATVIFNNGGSGELTGSEQTLVIGGLQIISTILCMLTIDYLGRRILLAVSGMLMGAFMVLFGWYINVRDEDPQYYEEIYGWIPPTCLGIYFSAFNLGLGPISWSILGDTFPNEIKTYGASSAAFLSWSISLIATLTFGELAQSLGVSKTMWLFGGFSCLGAIFCGAFVRETRGASLTDIQDNFQIDPIPLDSNFQP, translated from the exons ATGGCCTCGGTACCGGAGATCAATGTTTTTAATGAAGCGAATGCCAAGCCAAAGAGGTTAAAGCAACATATTTCAGCGAtcatca tatcgTTTAGCGGGCTGGCACTTGGAGTTACGATAGGATGGAATTCCAGTGCAGGTGATACATTGAGGAATGTTTTAAATGCCACAACCACTGAGATAGGGATTGTGGGTGGTGTTGTAAATGCCG gtagatttttatGTGGACTTGCAGGCGGTACTTGTTGCGTTGTATCGCCTATTTTTATATCCGAAATATCAGACAAAAATACCCGAGTGCGACTGCTGGTTTATTTTCAACTCTTGATAAACTTGGGAATATTTTATGCCTTTTTAGTCGCGTACTTTTACGACAAACAAGACAATATTTGGCGTTACAGTTTGATTTGTGCCGTCAGCTGTGCCCCCATTATTTGGATTACATTTTTACCCGAAAGCCCGctctattatttatcaatagatGACGAGCACTCGGCCGCTAAATCGATCAAGTGGTATCGCGGTGATGGGTTCAATCACGAGCTcgatcaattcaaaaaaattatcaaagccGAGGCGCCCAAATGCAAG gTGTTAAAAAATCACCGAGTAATCCAGGCAATAATCGTGTGTCACGGCGTGATAATAATCCAACAATTAAGCGGCATAAATACGCTCACATTCAACGCCACTGTGATATTCAACAATGGCGGCTCCGGAGAATTAACAGGATCCGAGCAGACTTTAGTAATCGGAGGGCTACAGATAATATCAACCATTTTGTGCATGCTGACGATCGATTATTTGGGCCGGAGAATACTTCTGGCCGTGTCTGGAATGTTAATGGGCGCATTCATGGTACTATTTG GTTGGTATATAAACGTCCGAGATGAAGATCCCCAATATTACGAGGAAATTTATGGCTGGATACCACCAACATGTTTGGGAATTTATTTCAGTGCATTCAATCTCGGTTTAGGTCCAATATCATGGTCCATTTTGGGCGATACATTTCCCAACGAGATCAAGACCTACGGCGCCTCAAGTGCCGCTTTTCTCAGCTGGTCCATATCACTGATAGCCACATTGACCTTCGGGGAACTTGCTCAGTCACTCGGGGTTTCAAAGACGATGTGGCTATTCGGTGGTTTCTCCTGTCTCGGAGCGATATTCTGCGGTGCTTTTGTACGTGAAACCAGAGGCGCGAGTTTGACCGATATCCAGGACAACTTTCAAATTGATCCGATCCCACTCGACAGTAATTTCCAACCGTAA